In Platichthys flesus chromosome 20, fPlaFle2.1, whole genome shotgun sequence, a single genomic region encodes these proteins:
- the kcnj2a gene encoding inward rectifier potassium channel 2a has protein sequence MGSVRASRYSIVSSEEDGMKLATMAVPNGYSKSKVHTRHQPQSRFVKKDGHCNVQFINVSEKGQRYLADIFTTCVDIRWRWMFIIFCLAFLLSWLFFGCVFWLVAILHGDLQNNAQKCVSNVSSFTAAFLFSIETQTTIGYGYRYVTDECPVAVFMVVFQSIVGCIIDAFIIGAVMAKMAKPKKRNETLVFSHNATVAMRDNKLCLMWRVGNLRKSHLVEAHVRAQLLKSRTTAEGEYIPLDQMDIDVGFDSGVDRIFLVSPITIVHEIDEHSPFYNMSKQDLESSEFEIVVILEGMVEATAMTTQCRSSYVSSEILWGHRFEPVLFEEKNYYKVDYSRFHKTYEVPSTPLCSARDFAEKKFILSTSNSFCYENEIALENKEDTDEGNGGSVGPDGTQTDNISETEHSQATVPLEPRPLRRESEI, from the coding sequence ATGGGAAGCGTGCGAGCTAGCCGCTACAGCATTGTGTCATCAGAGGAGGACGGCATGAAGCTTGCCACCATGGCAGTGCCCAACGGCTACAGCAAGAGCAAGGTGCACACCAGGCACCAGCCGCAGAGCAGATTTGTAAAGAAAGACGGTCACTGCAATGTGCAATTCATCAACGTGAGCGAGAAAGGTCAGCGGTACTTGGCCGACATCTTCACGACCTGCGTGGACATCCGCTGGAGGTGGATGTTCATCATCTTCTGCCTCGCCTTCCTGCTGTCATGGCTGTTCTTCGGCTGCGTCTTCTGGCTAGTTGCCATCTTGCACGGGGACTTACAAAACAACGCCCAGAAGTGTGTCTCCAACGTGAGCAGCTTCACCGCTGCCTTCTTGTTCTCCATCGAGACCCAGACAACTATCGGTTACGGCTACAGATACGTGACAGACGAGTGCCCTGTTGCTGTGTTCATGGTGGTTTTCCAGAGCATTGTGGGCTGCATAATTGATGCTTTTATTATTGGCGCCGTTATGGCAAAAATGGCAAAGCCCAAGAAGAGGAATGAAACTCTGGTTTTCAGCCATAACGCCACGGTGGCCATGAGGGACAACAAGCTCTGCCTGATGTGGCGTGTTGGCAATTTAAGGAAGAGCCACCTGGTCGAGGCGCATGTGCGGGCGCAGCTTCTAAAGTCCCGAACAACAGCAGAGGGGGAGTACATCCCTCTGGACCAGATGGACATAGACGTGGGCTTTGACAGCGGAGTCGACCGTATCTTCCTGGTCTCGCCAATCACCATTGTCCACGAGATTGACGAACACAGCCCCTTCTACAACATGAGCAAACAGGACCTAGAGAGCTCAGAGTTTGAAATCGTGGTCATCCTGGAGGGCATGGTCGAGGCGACGGCCATGACCACGCAGTGCCGCAGCTCCTACGTCTCCAGTGAGATCCTCTGGGGCCACCGGTTCGAGCCCGTGCTCTTCGAGGAGAAGAACTACTACAAGGTAGACTACTCCCGCTTCCATAAGACTTACGAGGTGCCGAGCACCCCGCTGTGCAGCGCCAGAGACTTTGCAGAGAAAAAGTTCATTCTCTCAACCTCCAACTCTTTCTGCTATGAAAACGAGATTGCGCTGGAGAACAAAGAGGACACGGACGAGGGGAACGGGGGCAGCGTGGGGCCGGACGGGACCCAGACAGACAACATCTCAGAGACCGAGCACAGCCAGGCCACTGTGCCGCTTGAACCGCGGCCTCTGAGACGAGAGTCCGAAATATGA